Below is a window of Diaminobutyricibacter sp. McL0608 DNA.
ATCAGCACGCGCAGGCGTTGTGGCGCTATGTCGTGTACCTGACCGGCGATCGTGCGATGGCGGATGATGTGGTTCAGGAGACGCTGTTGCGTGCGTGGAAGAGGCCGGCGATTCTCGACCAGTCGCAGTCGTCGGCGAGGGCATGGCTGTTCACTGTCGCTCGCAACATCGTGATCGACGACCGGCGGAGCGCCCATGCGACCCACGAGTTCGGCACCGACACCCTTCCTGAGACGGCCACCGGAAACGAAGCGGATGCGGTCCTCGAGTCGTGGCTGGTCACGGATGCGCTCGCAGAGCTGTCGCTCGAGCATCGCGCCGTGATAGTCCACGCATACTACGGCGGCCGTTCGATCGCCGAGATCGCACGCGAACTGGACATTCCTGAGGGAACGGTCAAGTCGCGCATCCACTACGGCCTGCGAGCCCTGCGGCTCGCGCTTCAGGAGAGGGGGGTGACCGAGCGATGACGAGCCATGACGAGTTCGCGACGTGGGATGGAGCATATGTGCTCGGTTCGCTGTCCCCGGCTGATCGCCGTGCCTACGAGGCTCACCTCGCGACCTGCGGCCTGTGTGCGGCGTCGGTGAACGAGCTGGCGGGTCTTCCGGGCCTGTTGGCGCGGGTGCCCGCGGAGAAGGCGCTGGCGCTGGTCGGTGCCCAGGCGCCCGTACCTGTAACCGCCGAGGCTGTCGCGGGTGCGGAGCCCGTTCGTATCGGCACGGCTCCGGATGCGCTCCCGAAACTTGTGCACGCCGCCCGCCGGCACCGGGCGCGCGTCCGCTGGTGGACCGCCGGGTCGATCCTTGTCGCGGCGGCGGTGCTCGCGTTCGTCGGCGCACTGGTGCTCCCGGGCGCGCTGGCGCCGAGCGTTCCGCAGGCGAACGGAACACACGTGTCCCTGTCCCAGGTCGAGCCGAACCCGTTGAGTGCGGATGTCCGACTCATCTCGGAGCCGTGGGGCACGCGCATCGAGACGAAGTGCAGCTATGCGGAGTGGAAAGGTGCGACGTCGGAAGGCCCCTGGAAGTACACGATGGTCGTCACCGACCGCAAGGGGTCGTCCATGACCGTCTCGAGCTGGACGGCATCCGCCGGCACCACCGTGTCGCCGACGGCGACGACCAGCGTTCCGGTCGCGGATATCGCGTCCATCGACATCCGTGCGGCTGACGGCGAGGTGCTCCTCAAGACCACCTTCGAATGACCGGGGTGCGGGCTCTCGCTTTCGATTCGGCTTCCACTGGCGAGAGCCCCCACCCCCTTTTCCCGCCGCAGGCTAGGAGCGGCCGGGAACCCGGATCATGCCTTCCTGCGCGACGCTGGCGAGCAGCCGCCCGTCGCGGCTGTAGATGCGGCCGAGGGAGAGTCCGCGTCCGCCGGTGGCGCTCGGCGATTCCTGCACGTAGAGAAGCCATTCGTCGACCCGCCCGAACCGGTGCCACCACATCGCGTGGTCGAGGCTTGCCGCTTTCAGCCCGGGAGTCGACCAGGCGATCCCGTGGCGACGCATCGCCGACTCCATGATCGTGTAGTCGCTCGCGTAGGCGAGGGCCGCGCGGTGCAGGTCAGGGTCGTCGGGCAGGGGACCGACGGATTTGATCCACACCGCCTGGTGGGCGACATGCTCGCCTTCCACCGTGAGGTAGACGGGACTCGGCACGTGGCGCATGTCGAACGGCCGGTCGCTGGCCCAGTACTGGGCGACCGGATGGTCGATGTGGGCGAGCGTGGCGGCCGAGTTCGGCAGCGACTCGGGTTCCGGCAGGTCGTCCGGCATGTCGACCTGGTGCTCGAGGCCTTCGTCTTCGTCCTGGAACGACGCGATCATCGACAGGATCGGCAGGCCGTCCTGGTAGGCCTGGGTGCGCCGGGTCGAGAACGACCGGCCGTCGTGGATGCGGTCCACGGAGAACGTGATGGGCAGGTTGACGTCGCCAGGCCGGAGGAAATATCCGTGCATCGAGTGGACGACGCGGTCGTCGGGCACCGTCCGCATGGCGGCGATCAGGGACTGGGCGAGCACCTGTCCGCCGAAGACGCGACCGAGCGGCATCCACTGTGACGGGCCCGTGAAAATGTCCTCGTCGGTTCGGGCACCGGTGTCGGTCAGGTCGAGCGCTGTGAGGAATGAAGCGAGGGGCTCTGTCATGATGCCTTTCGAATCGGTGTCCCTTGGTAGTTTAGACAGCACATGAGCCAGTCATTCTTCCTCGTGGATTCCCTCGCGGTGTCCGATCTTCAGGTGTACCTGTCGCGTGCCGGTCGCGTCGAGGACGGTTCGGTGCGCCTGATCGGCGGTTCCGGCGTCCTCGCCGTCTACACGGCCATCCTGTATCCGCGCGGTCTGCTCGATCAGACGCCGACCGTGCTGGGCTTGCGTACCTTCGCGATCCAGCCGGGCGTCGCCTTCGATGCGGTCGTTCCGATGCGTTCACTGCTCGACAGGCTGGCCCGCATCACTGAGACGCTCGGCGCTGCCGGCGCTGATGCCGATGCCCCGTCAGGGCCGGTCGAGGTGCGCATGCCGCTGGAGGTGAGCACCGTCACCTGGGCGGGGATCTCTCCGCCCCGCGGAGGCTGGCGCGCTGTCGGCGAGACGGGCTTCGACGTCCTGGAGCCGACGGCGAAGGCGGGTATCGCCGAGGTCGCCGAGGCCATCCCGTCGGGCACAGGGGAGCAGCTCGTCCAGCGGGTTCGCGCGGAGGTGTGGGGTCGCCCGATCGACGGGCTCGAGTACGTTCCGGCGGGTGCGGCGTTCGCTGCCGAGAGCCTCGGGTTCCTGGCGAAGGATGAGCCTGTCACGATCCACGAGACAGGACCGTGGACGCGTCTCACGACCCGCCGCGGCCACATCCTGATCCGCCGTCAGGCCTGGACGCTCCGGGCCTGACGAACGGGCTCAGTGCGGCTGGCGTGCAGACGGGTCAGGCGTGCGCGATCGCGCGCCCGGCCTGCCGCCCGGAGAAGAGGCATCCGCCGAGGAAGGTCCCTTCGAGCGCACGGTAGCCGTGCACGCCGCCGCCGCCGAAGCCGCTCGCCTCGCCTGCCGCATAGAGGCCCGTGATGGTCTGGCCGTCCGCTCCGAGTACGCGACCGCTCAGGTCGGTCTCGATGCCGCCGAGGCTCTTGCGGGTGAGCACGTGCAGTTTCACCGCGATCAGGGGCCCTGCCTTGGGATCGAGCAGTTTGTGCGGCGTGGCCACGCGGATGAGTTTGTCGCCGCGGTAGTTCCGCGCTCCGCGCAGGGCGGTGATCTGAGCATCCTTCGTGAACTCGTTGTCCATCTCGCGGTCCCGCTCGCGGATGTGACGCTCGACGCGTTCGACATCGAGCTCGGTGTCCGACAGCTTCTGCATGCCCGCGAGCAGCTCCGGCAGCGTCCGAGCGACGACGAAGTCCGCCCCCTTCTCCTTGAACGCCTCGACTGGACCGGGCGCGCCCGGCCCGACCCGCTTGGCGAGCAGGCGGTAGTCCTTGTTCGTGAAGTCGGGGTTCTGCTCGCTGCCCGAGAGCGTGAACTCCTTCTCGAGGATCTTCTGGGTGAGCACGAACCAGCTGTGGTCGTGACCTGTGGCGCGGAGGTGCTCCAGGGTTCCAAGGGTGTCGAAGCCGGGGAACAGGGGCACCGGGAGCCGGTTGCCTTCGGCATCGAGCCAGAGCGACGATGGGCCGGGAAGGATGCGGATGCCGTGCCTCGCCCACACCGGGTTCCAGTTCTGGATCCCTTCGACGTAGTGCCACATGCGGTCGCCGTTGATCAGGCGCGCTCCGGCCGTCTCGGTGATACCGAGCATGCGACCGTCGACGTGCGCGGGAACGCCGGAGAGCATGAACTCCGGCGGCGTGCCGAGGCGCTCGGGCCAGTTCGCACGGACCAGGTCGTGGTTGCCGCCGATGCCGCCGCTCGTCACGGCGACCGCCGGTGCCCGCAACTCGAAGTCGCCGACGACGTCACGATTGCTTGGTGCTCCGCGTAAAGCCTGGTCGTCGGCGAGAACGGCTCCGCGCACCCCGACGACCGCGCCCTCCTCGACGATCAGCTCGTCGACGCGGTGGCGGTGGAGCACGGTCACGAGTCCTGCGTCGACGCCCTCCTGCACGCGGCGGATGAACGGGGCGAGCACGCCGGGTCCGGTACCCCAGGTGATGTGGAATCGCGGGACCGAGTTGCCGTGGCCGCCGGCTGTGTATCCGCCGCGTTCCGCCCATCCGACGATGGGGAAGAATCGCAGACCCTTCTCATGCAGCCAGGCGCGCTTCTCGCCGGATGCGAAGTCGAGGTAGGCCTCGGCCCATTGGCGTGGCCAGTGGTCCTCGTCGCGGTCGAATCCAGCGGTTCCGAGCCAGTCCTGGCGTGCGAGCTCGAGCGAATCGTGCACGCCGAGGCGGCGCTGCTCCGGGGAGTCGATCAGGAACAGCCCGCCGAACGACCACCACGCCTGGCCGCCGAACGATGCGGCGGGCTCCTGTTCCACGATGGTCACCCGTTTGCCGGCTTCGACCAGCTCGGCTGCTGTGACCAGGCCGGCAAGTCCTGCACCGACGATGATGGCGTGGGGTTCGGGGGATCGGGTCATTCGGGTGTCTCCTTCGGCACTGGATTCCCATTGTGCAGTATCCCGGACACCCTCCCGAACCGCCGCGCTACTCCTCGAAGGTGTTGACCATCGCGTGGGCTGCGCGCTCCAGATAGTTCCAGAGAGTCGCGTGCTGCAGCGGCGGAAGATCGAGCGACTCGACGGCCTCGCGCATATGCGTCAGCCAGCGGTCCCGCGCAGCCGGGTTGACCTTGAACGGGTGGTGGCGCATTCGCAGCCTCGGGTGTCCGCGCTGCTCACTGTAGGTGCCGGGGCCGCCCCAGTACTGTTCCAGGAACATCCGGAGCCGCTCCTCCGCGGGGCCGAGGTCGTCCTCCGGGTACATCGCCCGCAGCTCGGTGTCGGCTGCGACGCCGCGGTAGAACTCGGCGACGAGTCGGTGGAACGTCTCATGGCCGCCGACGAGCTCGTAGAACGTCCCTTCGACGCCGGGACCGTTCTCGCCGACGCGGAGCACGACCGGGCTCGGGCCGACCGAGGCGGATGCCGCGGTTTCGCTGGTGGGCTCGATCGGCCCGACGGGGATGGTCATATCGTCAGTGCTCCGGTTTCGCGGGAGGCTTCGCGTCGGTGCGTGGAACCTTGACGGTCGGATCGACGACCGGCATCGACTGCGGGTCGGCGGGTGCTGGTGCTGGCGCGGCGGCACGACCGGAGACAGACGCTTGTGTCGCCGCCGCCTTGCGGGAGGCACGGGCTTTGCGACCCGTCGGCGCCTCGACGACAGCGACCGGCTTCGTGCGCGGCGGGCGGGCTCCGCTCACACTGCCTGCGCCGTCGAACCCGCTGAGCACGATGGTGTTCAGCGCCGGGAGCTTCACGTCCATCTCGTCGAGCGCCTCCTTGAGACGGATCCGGAGTTCCCGCGAGACGTCGTCGCGTGCCGTCGAGCGGGTCTTGATGACGATGCGGAGCACGAGAGCGTCGGCCGAGATCGATTCGAGACCCCAGACCTCCGGCTTCTCGAGGATGCGTGATCGCCATTTCGGACTCGTCGCAAGAGCGTTCGCGGTCTCGAACATCTTCGCCTGGACGGCGTCGACGTCGGCCTCGTAGGGGACGGCGAGATCGATGATGACGCGCGCCCAGCCCTGTGACATGTTGCCGACCCGCAGGATCTCGCCGTTGCGAACGAACCACAGGGTGCCGTTGACGTCGCGCACCTGGGTGACCCGGATTCCGACCGCCTCGACCACGCCGGTCGCCGCTCCGAGGTCGACGACGTCGCCCACCCCCAGCTGGTCCTCCATGACCATGAAGAGACCGTTGAGCACGTCCTTGACGATGTTCTGTGCACCGAAACCGAGACCGGCACCGATCGCAGCGGTGAGCAGGGCGAGCGAGCCGAGCGCATTCGGCGCGGCGGTGTTGATGACGAGGATGACGGCGATGATGCCGACCGTGACATTGACGACGTTGCTGAGGACCGTGCCGATGGTGCGGGTTCGCTGCACCACCCTGACCGCGGCGAGCGGGGACGCGACGAGCGCCTGCGTGTCCTGCACGTTCTGCGTCTTCTTGACGCCGTTGACGATCTGACGCACCACGCGCCGGATGACGATGCGGAGGATCCAGGCCAGGATGAACGCACCGACGATGATGCCGGCGATCTGTGCCAGGACCCAGCCCACGTCAGCCGCGTGGGCACCGAAGTCGGACCAGAAGTTAGACGTAGTGATCAACATACGGATGCAAGCTTATCGAGGGTGCTCTGCACGCCACCTGAGTCGTCACCGGGCGAGGAGCCCGTTCTCGTACGCGAAGATCACCGCGTGCACCCGGTCGCGCAGCTCCAGTTTCGCCAGCACACGGCCGACATGCGTCTTCACGGTCGACTCCGTGAGGTAGAACTTGCCGGCGATCTCGCCGTTCGAGAGCCCCTCGGCGATGGCCTGGAGGATCTCCCGTTCGCGCGGTGTCAGTGCGGCGATCGGATCGACGTCTGCACGGGCTGCTCCGGCGGCGGGCAGACGGTCCGAGAACAGGTCGAGCATCGCCTTGGTCACTCGGCTGGACACCGCGGCGTCGCCCGCCGCGACCGAACGGATCGCCTGGGTCAGTTCCGCGGGACGCACGTCTTTGAGGAGGAAGCCGCTCGCGCCGGCCCGTAAGCCGCCGAAGGCGTACTCATCGAGGTCGAACGTCGTGAGGATGATGATGCGCGCCGCCGGGTCGGCAGCCACGATCCGCCGTGTCGCTTCGATCCCGTCGAGCCCGGGCATCCGCACATCCATCAAAATCACGTCCGGAGATGTTTCGACGGCCAGCCGGATCGCGGTCTCGCCGTCACCGGCTTCGCCGACGACGTTCAGGTCGGCCTCGGCTTCGAGCACCATGCGGAAGCCGAGTCGCACAAGCGCCTGGTCGTCGACGATCAGGATGCGGATGGGTTGAGTGGGTTCGGTTGACGGAGTGTCGGTCATCGTCTAGTCCTCGGTCGACAGGGCTCGGAATTCGGCGCGGAGACGCCAGCCGCCGGGGGCGCGCGGTCCCGCTTCGACGGTGCCGCCGTACAGGGCGACACGTTCGCGGATGCCGAGCAGCCCGCGGCCCGCGCCCTGGTCGGCGGGCGTGTGCACCGTGGCGTCGTCATCGACCGTCACCGTCACGGTCTCCGGCGAGTAGGCAATCACGACGTCGACAGTGGATGCTGCCGGTGCGTAACGCAGGACGTTCGTCAGAGCCTCCTGGACGATGCGATAGACGGCGAGCTGCTGTCCGGTGTCGGCCGGAGGGACGCCCGTCGCCCGGAACCGCACAGGAAGGCCCGCCGCGCGGAACGTCTCGACGAGGCTCGCGAGGTCCTCGGCGCCGGGCTGGGGGCCGCGCACCGCATCCGTGCCGTCGTCTTCGCTGAGTACCCCCAGCATCCGCCGCATGTCGCCGAGCGCCGAGCGACCGGTCTCCGCGACCTGGCGCATCGCATCCGCGGATCGCTCCGGCGCGGTCGCGGTGAGCGCCGCAGAGCCGTCGGCCAGGGTGATCATGACGGTCAGACTGTGCGAGACGATGTCGTGCATCTCGCGGGCGATTCGTGAGCGTTCGGCCGCGGTCGCGATCGTGGCCTGCTGATCGCGTTCGCGTGCGAGTTGCCCTGCCCGCTCGATGAGCGCCTGGAGGTAGCGTCGCCGGTTGCCGATGTTGATCGCGATCACGACGACGAGCAGCGCCAGCACGACGACCTGGATGAACGCGTTCACCGGGGGAGCGGACAGCGGCGCCACGTCGGTGTTGCCGTGCAGGACCTCGAAGGTCACGCCGGCGAGTGCGGTGACCGCGCAGAGCACCCCGTAGGCGATCCAGCCTTCGCGCGTGGAGCGGTAGACCGCGACCGCGTAGAGCCCGAAGAGCGCGGCCAGGAAATCGAAGTCGCGGCCGACGAGCACCAGTGCGAACATCGCCGCGAGGCCGATGCCCAGGACGACCCAGGGGCGGTAGCGGCGGAACAGCAGGGCGACCGCGCACAGTACGGCCAGCGCGAGGGGCACGACGACCGACGCGACGGTCGTCGGGGTTCCGGCGCGCTGAGCGAACGACGACCCGGCCGCACCCAGCAGGTAGAACCCGGCGATGAGGGAATCGACCAGCCACGGGTGGCGCGCCCAGAACTGCCGGATCACACCCGGAGGCTTGGGCAGACGCAGATCTCCCTCGGCGGGCGAAGCCG
It encodes the following:
- a CDS encoding acyl-CoA thioesterase, with translation MTEPLASFLTALDLTDTGARTDEDIFTGPSQWMPLGRVFGGQVLAQSLIAAMRTVPDDRVVHSMHGYFLRPGDVNLPITFSVDRIHDGRSFSTRRTQAYQDGLPILSMIASFQDEDEGLEHQVDMPDDLPEPESLPNSAATLAHIDHPVAQYWASDRPFDMRHVPSPVYLTVEGEHVAHQAVWIKSVGPLPDDPDLHRAALAYASDYTIMESAMRRHGIAWSTPGLKAASLDHAMWWHRFGRVDEWLLYVQESPSATGGRGLSLGRIYSRDGRLLASVAQEGMIRVPGRS
- a CDS encoding mechanosensitive ion channel family protein, which encodes MLITTSNFWSDFGAHAADVGWVLAQIAGIIVGAFILAWILRIVIRRVVRQIVNGVKKTQNVQDTQALVASPLAAVRVVQRTRTIGTVLSNVVNVTVGIIAVILVINTAAPNALGSLALLTAAIGAGLGFGAQNIVKDVLNGLFMVMEDQLGVGDVVDLGAATGVVEAVGIRVTQVRDVNGTLWFVRNGEILRVGNMSQGWARVIIDLAVPYEADVDAVQAKMFETANALATSPKWRSRILEKPEVWGLESISADALVLRIVIKTRSTARDDVSRELRIRLKEALDEMDVKLPALNTIVLSGFDGAGSVSGARPPRTKPVAVVEAPTGRKARASRKAAATQASVSGRAAAPAPAPADPQSMPVVDPTVKVPRTDAKPPAKPEH
- a CDS encoding response regulator transcription factor; translation: MTDTPSTEPTQPIRILIVDDQALVRLGFRMVLEAEADLNVVGEAGDGETAIRLAVETSPDVILMDVRMPGLDGIEATRRIVAADPAARIIILTTFDLDEYAFGGLRAGASGFLLKDVRPAELTQAIRSVAAGDAAVSSRVTKAMLDLFSDRLPAAGAARADVDPIAALTPREREILQAIAEGLSNGEIAGKFYLTESTVKTHVGRVLAKLELRDRVHAVIFAYENGLLAR
- a CDS encoding sigma-70 family RNA polymerase sigma factor, translated to MPQDDAQLLRELHDQHAQALWRYVVYLTGDRAMADDVVQETLLRAWKRPAILDQSQSSARAWLFTVARNIVIDDRRSAHATHEFGTDTLPETATGNEADAVLESWLVTDALAELSLEHRAVIVHAYYGGRSIAEIARELDIPEGTVKSRIHYGLRALRLALQERGVTER
- a CDS encoding sensor histidine kinase gives rise to the protein MTQHDLSLGGPASPAEGDLRLPKPPGVIRQFWARHPWLVDSLIAGFYLLGAAGSSFAQRAGTPTTVASVVVPLALAVLCAVALLFRRYRPWVVLGIGLAAMFALVLVGRDFDFLAALFGLYAVAVYRSTREGWIAYGVLCAVTALAGVTFEVLHGNTDVAPLSAPPVNAFIQVVVLALLVVVIAINIGNRRRYLQALIERAGQLARERDQQATIATAAERSRIAREMHDIVSHSLTVMITLADGSAALTATAPERSADAMRQVAETGRSALGDMRRMLGVLSEDDGTDAVRGPQPGAEDLASLVETFRAAGLPVRFRATGVPPADTGQQLAVYRIVQEALTNVLRYAPAASTVDVVIAYSPETVTVTVDDDATVHTPADQGAGRGLLGIRERVALYGGTVEAGPRAPGGWRLRAEFRALSTED
- a CDS encoding globin → MLRVGENGPGVEGTFYELVGGHETFHRLVAEFYRGVAADTELRAMYPEDDLGPAEERLRMFLEQYWGGPGTYSEQRGHPRLRMRHHPFKVNPAARDRWLTHMREAVESLDLPPLQHATLWNYLERAAHAMVNTFEE
- a CDS encoding anti-sigma factor family protein; translation: MTSHDEFATWDGAYVLGSLSPADRRAYEAHLATCGLCAASVNELAGLPGLLARVPAEKALALVGAQAPVPVTAEAVAGAEPVRIGTAPDALPKLVHAARRHRARVRWWTAGSILVAAAVLAFVGALVLPGALAPSVPQANGTHVSLSQVEPNPLSADVRLISEPWGTRIETKCSYAEWKGATSEGPWKYTMVVTDRKGSSMTVSSWTASAGTTVSPTATTSVPVADIASIDIRAADGEVLLKTTFE
- a CDS encoding FAD-binding dehydrogenase, which encodes MTRSPEPHAIIVGAGLAGLVTAAELVEAGKRVTIVEQEPAASFGGQAWWSFGGLFLIDSPEQRRLGVHDSLELARQDWLGTAGFDRDEDHWPRQWAEAYLDFASGEKRAWLHEKGLRFFPIVGWAERGGYTAGGHGNSVPRFHITWGTGPGVLAPFIRRVQEGVDAGLVTVLHRHRVDELIVEEGAVVGVRGAVLADDQALRGAPSNRDVVGDFELRAPAVAVTSGGIGGNHDLVRANWPERLGTPPEFMLSGVPAHVDGRMLGITETAGARLINGDRMWHYVEGIQNWNPVWARHGIRILPGPSSLWLDAEGNRLPVPLFPGFDTLGTLEHLRATGHDHSWFVLTQKILEKEFTLSGSEQNPDFTNKDYRLLAKRVGPGAPGPVEAFKEKGADFVVARTLPELLAGMQKLSDTELDVERVERHIRERDREMDNEFTKDAQITALRGARNYRGDKLIRVATPHKLLDPKAGPLIAVKLHVLTRKSLGGIETDLSGRVLGADGQTITGLYAAGEASGFGGGGVHGYRALEGTFLGGCLFSGRQAGRAIAHA